The following coding sequences are from one Pseudomonas oryzae window:
- a CDS encoding SufE family protein, producing the protein MSLPAAAREALDAFANCPGWEQRARLLMQWGERLEPLTEEERCESNRVHGCESTVWLVPGHAGAHLQFRAGSDARLLRGLLALLLLRVNGLSAAELAEVDVADWFAQLGLGRQLSPSRSNGLNAVLARIRELAAGISL; encoded by the coding sequence ATGAGCCTGCCGGCCGCCGCCCGCGAGGCCCTGGACGCCTTCGCCAACTGCCCTGGCTGGGAGCAACGCGCACGCCTGCTGATGCAGTGGGGCGAGCGCCTGGAGCCGCTGACGGAAGAAGAGCGCTGCGAGAGCAACCGCGTCCATGGCTGCGAGAGCACGGTGTGGCTGGTGCCCGGCCACGCCGGCGCGCACCTGCAGTTTCGCGCCGGCAGCGACGCCCGCCTGCTGCGCGGCCTGCTCGCCCTGCTGCTGCTGCGGGTCAACGGCCTGAGCGCCGCCGAACTGGCCGAGGTGGACGTGGCCGACTGGTTCGCCCAGCTCGGCCTGGGGCGCCAGCTGTCGCCTTCGCGCAGCAACGGACTGAATGCGGTGCTCGCGCGGATCCGCGAGCTGGCCGCCGGAATCTCCCTGTAG
- a CDS encoding ArsC family reductase, with protein MTAICLYGIKACDTMKKARTWLDEQGVAYRFHDYKVAGIDRASLEKWCAEHGWDKVLNRAGTTFRKLADEQKADLDQARAIELMLAQPSMIKRPVLDLGDRTLLGFKPELYAAALA; from the coding sequence ATGACTGCAATCTGCCTGTACGGCATCAAAGCGTGTGACACCATGAAGAAGGCCCGCACCTGGCTCGACGAGCAGGGGGTCGCCTACCGGTTCCACGACTACAAGGTCGCCGGCATCGACCGCGCCAGCCTGGAGAAGTGGTGCGCCGAGCACGGCTGGGACAAGGTGCTCAACCGCGCCGGCACCACCTTCCGCAAGCTCGCCGACGAGCAGAAGGCCGATCTCGACCAGGCCCGCGCCATCGAGCTGATGCTCGCGCAGCCGTCGATGATCAAGCGCCCGGTGCTCGACCTCGGCGACCGTACCCTGCTCGGCTTCAAGCCGGAACTCTACGCCGCCGCGCTCGCCTGA
- a CDS encoding aminotransferase class V-fold PLP-dependent enzyme has translation MSLPSPWRADFPAFAAFIAGAQTYLDSAATAQKPQIVLDALLDYYVGGAANVHRAQHAPGERATLAFEGARQKVAQWLNADSPDEIVFTRGTTEGLNLLAYGLEHLLRAGDEIAVSALEHHANLLPWQQLAQRRGLKLVILPLDAAGDVDLEQASALIGPRTRLLAVSQLSNVLGRWQPLAQLLALARAQDALTVVDGAQGVVHGRHDMQALGCDFYLFSGHKLYAPDGIGVLYGRRRALARLQHWQFGGEMVQYADYQEAHFRPPPLGFEAGTPPIAAAIGLGAALDYLGAQDDEAIAGHESALHQRLLKGLRSFDGLHLLSEPHTALASFVVEGVHNADLSHLLSEQGIAVRAGQHCAMPLLRRLGMPGAVRVSLGLYSDGDDLERFFAALNHALELLR, from the coding sequence ATGTCCCTGCCCTCTCCCTGGCGCGCCGACTTCCCGGCCTTCGCCGCCTTCATCGCCGGCGCCCAGACCTACCTGGACAGCGCCGCCACCGCGCAGAAGCCGCAGATCGTGCTGGATGCCCTGCTCGACTACTACGTCGGCGGCGCCGCCAACGTGCATCGCGCCCAGCATGCTCCGGGTGAACGCGCGACCCTGGCCTTCGAGGGCGCCCGACAGAAGGTCGCGCAGTGGCTGAACGCGGACAGCCCCGACGAGATCGTCTTCACCCGCGGCACCACCGAGGGCCTCAACCTGCTGGCCTACGGTCTCGAGCACCTGCTGCGCGCGGGCGACGAGATCGCCGTCAGCGCCCTCGAGCACCACGCCAATCTGCTGCCCTGGCAGCAGCTGGCGCAGCGCCGCGGCCTCAAGCTGGTGATCCTGCCGCTGGATGCTGCCGGCGACGTCGACCTGGAGCAGGCCAGCGCGCTGATCGGCCCGCGCACCCGCCTGCTGGCGGTCAGCCAGCTGTCCAACGTGCTCGGCCGCTGGCAGCCACTGGCGCAACTGCTGGCCCTGGCCCGCGCCCAGGATGCGCTGACCGTGGTCGACGGCGCCCAGGGCGTGGTCCATGGCCGCCACGACATGCAGGCGCTGGGCTGCGACTTCTACCTGTTCTCCGGACACAAGCTGTACGCCCCGGACGGCATCGGCGTGCTCTATGGGCGCCGCCGCGCCCTCGCCCGCCTGCAGCACTGGCAGTTCGGTGGCGAGATGGTGCAATACGCCGACTACCAGGAGGCCCACTTCCGTCCGCCGCCCCTGGGGTTCGAGGCCGGCACGCCACCGATCGCCGCCGCCATCGGCCTGGGCGCCGCGCTGGACTACCTGGGCGCGCAGGACGACGAGGCCATCGCCGGCCACGAGAGCGCCCTGCACCAGCGCCTGCTCAAGGGGCTGCGCAGCTTCGACGGCCTGCACCTGCTGAGCGAACCGCACACCGCACTGGCCAGCTTCGTGGTCGAAGGCGTGCACAACGCCGACCTCTCCCATCTGCTCAGCGAGCAGGGCATCGCCGTGCGCGCCGGCCAGCACTGCGCGATGCCGCTGCTGCGCCGCCTCGGCATGCCGGGAGCGGTGCGCGTGTCACTCGGGCTGTACAGCGACGGCGACGATCTGGAGCGTTTCTTCGCCGCCCTCAATCACGCCCTGGAGCTGCTGCGATGA
- the dapC gene encoding succinyldiaminopimelate transaminase, with the protein MNRALDLLQPYPFEKLRALLAGAQPPADKKPIALSIGEPKHRSPDFVAQALADNLDQLAVYPTTIGLSALRESIARWCERRFGVPGGWLDPARHVLPVNGTREALFAFTQAVVNREPDALVVSPNPFYQIYEGATLLAGAQPHYLPCLAENGFNPDFDAVPTEVWQRCQILFICSPGNPTGALVPLDTLKQLIALADEHDFVIAADECYSELYFDEDNPPPGLLSACAELGRSDFKRCVVFHSLSKRSNLPGLRSGFVAGDAEILKPFLLYRTYHGCAMPVQTQLASIAAWNDEAHVRANRDLYREKFAAVLEVLQGVLDVQRPDGGFYLWAKTPVADTTFTRELFEREHVTVVPGSYLSREVDGVNPGAGRVRMALVAPLAECVEAAQRIRAYLEKRQG; encoded by the coding sequence ATGAACCGAGCCCTCGACCTTCTGCAGCCCTATCCGTTCGAAAAGCTGCGCGCGCTGCTGGCCGGCGCCCAGCCGCCGGCTGACAAGAAGCCGATCGCCCTGTCCATCGGCGAGCCCAAGCACCGCTCGCCGGATTTCGTCGCCCAGGCGCTGGCCGACAACCTCGACCAGCTCGCCGTGTATCCGACCACCATCGGCCTGTCGGCGCTGCGCGAGAGCATTGCCCGCTGGTGCGAGCGCCGCTTCGGTGTGCCGGGCGGCTGGCTCGATCCGGCCCGCCACGTGCTGCCGGTCAACGGTACCCGCGAGGCGCTGTTCGCCTTCACCCAGGCCGTGGTGAACCGCGAACCGGACGCCCTGGTGGTCAGCCCCAATCCGTTCTACCAGATCTACGAAGGCGCCACCCTGCTCGCCGGCGCCCAGCCGCACTACCTGCCGTGCCTGGCCGAGAACGGCTTCAACCCGGACTTCGACGCCGTGCCGACCGAGGTCTGGCAACGCTGCCAGATCCTGTTCATCTGCTCGCCGGGCAACCCCACCGGCGCGCTGGTGCCGCTGGACACCCTGAAGCAGCTGATCGCCCTGGCCGATGAGCACGACTTCGTGATCGCCGCCGACGAGTGCTACAGCGAGCTGTACTTCGACGAGGACAACCCGCCGCCCGGCCTGCTGAGCGCCTGCGCCGAACTGGGCCGCAGCGACTTCAAACGCTGCGTGGTGTTCCACAGCCTGTCCAAGCGCTCCAACCTGCCGGGCCTGCGCTCGGGCTTCGTCGCCGGCGATGCCGAGATCCTCAAGCCGTTCCTGCTCTACCGCACCTACCACGGCTGCGCCATGCCGGTGCAGACCCAGCTGGCCAGCATCGCCGCGTGGAACGACGAGGCGCACGTGCGCGCCAACCGCGACCTCTATCGCGAGAAGTTCGCCGCGGTGCTGGAAGTGCTGCAGGGCGTGCTCGACGTGCAGCGCCCGGACGGCGGCTTCTACCTGTGGGCGAAGACCCCGGTGGCCGACACCACCTTCACCCGCGAGCTGTTCGAACGCGAGCACGTCACCGTGGTGCCCGGCTCCTACCTGTCGCGCGAAGTGGACGGCGTCAATCCGGGCGCGGGCCGCGTGCGCATGGCCTTGGTCGCGCCGCTGGCCGAGTGCGTCGAGGCCGCCCAGCGCATCCGCGCTTACCTGGAGAAGCGCCAGGGATGA
- the tsf gene encoding translation elongation factor Ts, with protein sequence MAEITAALVKELRERTGQGMMECKKALVAADGDIEKAIDDMRASGAIKAAKKAGNIAAEGSIAVKVAADNKSAVIVEVNSQTDFLALQDDFKAFVAESLEEAFANGLTEVAPLVASREAAREALVAKCGENVNIRRLTRVEGDVVGAYLHGHRIGVLVTLSGGTPELARDIAMHVAASNPQFLSPAQVSEEAIAKEKEIFLALNADKIAGKPENIVENMVKGRISKFLAEASLVEQPFVKDPEVKVGELAKKAGAEVVSFVRYEVGEGIEKAEVDFAAEVAAQVAASQQ encoded by the coding sequence ATGGCAGAGATCACTGCAGCCCTGGTTAAAGAACTGCGCGAGCGTACCGGCCAAGGCATGATGGAGTGCAAGAAGGCTCTGGTTGCCGCCGATGGCGACATCGAGAAGGCCATCGACGACATGCGCGCCTCCGGCGCCATCAAGGCCGCCAAGAAGGCTGGCAACATCGCCGCCGAAGGCTCCATCGCCGTCAAGGTCGCTGCTGACAACAAGTCGGCCGTGATCGTCGAAGTCAACTCGCAGACCGACTTCCTGGCCCTGCAGGACGACTTCAAGGCCTTCGTCGCCGAGAGCCTGGAAGAGGCCTTCGCCAACGGCCTGACCGAAGTCGCTCCGCTGGTCGCCTCCCGTGAGGCCGCTCGTGAAGCTCTGGTCGCCAAGTGCGGCGAGAACGTCAACATCCGTCGCCTGACCCGCGTCGAGGGCGACGTGGTCGGCGCCTACCTGCACGGCCACCGTATCGGCGTGCTGGTGACCCTGAGTGGCGGCACCCCGGAGCTGGCTCGCGACATCGCCATGCACGTGGCTGCCAGCAACCCGCAGTTCCTCTCCCCGGCCCAGGTTTCCGAAGAAGCCATCGCCAAGGAAAAGGAAATCTTCCTGGCCCTGAACGCCGACAAGATCGCCGGCAAGCCGGAAAACATCGTCGAGAACATGGTCAAGGGCCGCATCAGCAAGTTCCTCGCCGAAGCCAGCCTGGTCGAGCAGCCGTTCGTCAAGGATCCGGAAGTCAAGGTCGGTGAGCTGGCCAAGAAGGCCGGTGCCGAAGTCGTTTCCTTCGTGCGCTACGAAGTGGGCGAGGGCATCGAGAAGGCCGAGGTCGACTTCGCTGCCGAAGTGGCTGCCCAGGTCGCTGCCAGCCAGCAGTAA
- a CDS encoding [protein-PII] uridylyltransferase: MHPTDVDNELFDRGQFQAELALKSSPIPAFKKAIRRAGEVLDERFSATCDIRNLITGRAWFVDQILREAWARFDWGSQDNVALVAVGGYGRGELHPHSDIDILILLDGAQHEALREPIEGFLTLLWDIGLEIGQSVRSIEECASEARADLTVITNLMESRTIAGPDELRQRMRAATGTQYMWPAREFFLAKRAEQRARHAKYNDTEYNLEPNVKGSPGGLRDLQHILWVICRQYGTLSLETLVTRGLLTDNEYNLLTSSQTFLWKVRYALHMIAGRAEDRLLFDHQRRLAGLLGFEASDTKLAVEQFMQKYYRVVMAAAELSDLVNQTLEELLLEQPDPAPPRQLNARFQVRDGFIEAIHPNVFKRSPSAILEVFVLMAQHPEIRGVRSDTIRLLRDHRHLIDDKFRHDIRNTSLFVELFKSHEGIHRNLRRMNRYGILGRYLPEFGHIVGQMQHDLFHIYTVDAHTLNLIKNLRKLNRPDMAEKFPLASELMAKLPKPELVYFAGLYHDIAKGRGGDHSELGARDALDFCARHHLPPWDSRLIAWLVRNHLLMSTTAQRKDLSDPQVIHDFARAVGDQVHLDYLYVLTVADINATNPTLWNSWRASLLRQLYAETKRALRRGLENPLDREERIRENQHAALDLLRSRGQVDGDAAEQLWAQLGDDYFLRHSPEDIAWHTEAILQHPHDGAPLVLIKETTQREFEGGTQIFIYAPDQHDFFAVTVAAMDQLNLNIQDARILTSTSQFTLDTYVVLDADGGSIGDDPQRIREIRQGLIDALKNPQDYSSIIKRRVPRQLKSFGFAPQVTIHTDAQRPLSIIEVIAPDRPGLLARIGQIFLDFNLSVLNAKIATLGERVEDVFFVTDEHNQPLADPELCARLQESLARQLSDTPDSLITPSRIRF, translated from the coding sequence ATGCACCCGACGGATGTGGACAACGAACTGTTCGACCGCGGCCAGTTCCAGGCTGAGCTGGCGCTGAAGAGCAGCCCGATACCCGCCTTCAAGAAGGCCATCCGCCGGGCGGGCGAAGTACTAGACGAGCGCTTCTCCGCCACCTGCGACATCCGCAACCTGATCACCGGGCGCGCCTGGTTCGTCGACCAGATCCTGCGCGAGGCCTGGGCACGCTTCGACTGGGGCAGCCAGGACAACGTGGCCCTGGTCGCGGTCGGCGGCTACGGCCGCGGCGAGCTGCACCCGCACTCGGACATCGACATCCTGATCCTCCTCGACGGCGCCCAGCACGAAGCCCTGCGCGAGCCGATCGAGGGCTTCCTCACCCTGCTGTGGGACATCGGCCTGGAGATCGGCCAGAGCGTGCGCTCGATAGAGGAGTGCGCCAGCGAGGCGCGCGCCGACCTGACGGTGATCACCAACCTGATGGAAAGCCGCACCATCGCCGGGCCGGACGAGCTGCGCCAGCGCATGCGCGCCGCCACCGGTACCCAGTACATGTGGCCGGCGCGCGAGTTCTTCCTCGCCAAGCGCGCCGAGCAGCGCGCCCGCCACGCCAAGTACAACGACACCGAGTACAACCTCGAGCCCAACGTCAAGGGTTCGCCCGGCGGCCTGCGCGACCTGCAACACATCCTCTGGGTCATCTGCCGGCAGTACGGCACCCTCAGCCTGGAAACCCTGGTCACCCGCGGCCTGCTGACCGACAACGAATACAACCTGCTGACCTCCAGCCAGACCTTCCTGTGGAAGGTGCGCTACGCCCTGCACATGATCGCCGGGCGCGCCGAGGACCGTCTGCTGTTCGACCACCAGCGCCGCCTGGCCGGCCTGCTCGGCTTCGAGGCCAGCGACACCAAGCTCGCGGTCGAGCAGTTCATGCAGAAGTACTACCGGGTGGTGATGGCCGCCGCCGAGCTGAGCGACCTGGTCAACCAGACCCTCGAGGAGCTGCTCCTCGAGCAGCCCGACCCCGCCCCGCCGCGCCAGCTCAACGCGCGCTTCCAGGTGCGCGACGGCTTCATCGAGGCGATCCACCCGAACGTGTTCAAGCGCAGCCCCAGCGCCATCCTCGAGGTCTTCGTGCTGATGGCCCAGCACCCGGAGATCCGCGGCGTGCGCTCGGACACCATCCGCCTGCTGCGCGACCACCGCCACCTGATCGACGACAAGTTCCGCCACGATATCCGCAACACCAGCCTGTTCGTCGAGCTGTTCAAGTCGCACGAGGGCATCCACCGCAACCTGCGGCGGATGAACCGCTACGGCATCCTCGGCCGCTACCTGCCGGAGTTCGGCCACATCGTCGGCCAGATGCAGCACGACCTGTTCCACATCTATACAGTCGACGCGCATACACTCAACCTGATCAAGAACCTGCGCAAGCTCAACCGCCCGGACATGGCCGAGAAGTTCCCGCTGGCCAGCGAGCTGATGGCCAAGCTGCCCAAGCCCGAGCTGGTGTATTTCGCCGGGCTCTACCACGACATCGCCAAGGGCCGCGGCGGCGACCACTCCGAACTGGGCGCCCGGGACGCGCTGGACTTCTGCGCGCGCCACCACCTGCCACCGTGGGACAGCCGGCTGATCGCTTGGCTGGTGCGCAACCACCTGCTGATGTCGACCACCGCGCAGCGCAAGGACCTCTCCGATCCGCAGGTGATCCACGACTTCGCCCGCGCCGTCGGCGATCAGGTCCACCTCGACTACCTGTACGTGCTGACCGTGGCCGACATCAACGCCACCAACCCGACGCTGTGGAACTCGTGGCGCGCCTCGCTGCTGCGCCAGCTGTACGCCGAGACCAAGCGCGCCCTGCGCCGCGGCCTGGAAAACCCGCTCGACCGCGAGGAGCGCATCCGCGAGAACCAGCATGCCGCCCTCGACCTGCTGCGCAGCCGCGGCCAGGTCGACGGCGACGCCGCCGAGCAGCTGTGGGCGCAACTGGGCGACGACTACTTCCTGCGCCACAGCCCCGAGGACATCGCCTGGCACACCGAGGCGATCCTCCAGCACCCCCATGACGGCGCGCCGCTGGTGCTGATCAAGGAAACCACCCAGCGCGAGTTCGAGGGCGGCACGCAGATCTTCATCTACGCGCCCGACCAGCACGACTTCTTCGCGGTGACCGTGGCGGCGATGGACCAGCTCAACCTGAACATCCAGGACGCGCGCATCCTCACCTCGACCAGCCAGTTCACCCTCGACACCTACGTGGTGCTGGACGCCGACGGCGGCTCGATCGGCGACGATCCGCAGCGCATCCGCGAGATTCGCCAGGGCCTGATCGACGCGCTGAAGAACCCGCAGGACTACAGCAGCATCATCAAGCGGCGCGTGCCGCGCCAGCTGAAAAGCTTCGGCTTCGCCCCGCAGGTGACCATCCACACCGACGCCCAGCGCCCGCTCAGCATCATCGAGGTGATCGCCCCGGATCGCCCCGGCCTGCTGGCCCGCATCGGCCAGATCTTCCTCGACTTCAACCTGTCGGTGCTCAACGCCAAGATCGCCACCCTGGGCGAGCGCGTGGAAGACGTATTCTTCGTCACCGACGAACACAACCAGCCGCTGGCCGACCCGGAGCTCTGCGCCCGCCTGCAGGAATCCCTGGCCCGCCAGCTCTCCGACACCCCGGACAGCCTGATCACGCCGTCCCGCATCCGCTTCTGA
- the dapD gene encoding 2,3,4,5-tetrahydropyridine-2,6-dicarboxylate N-succinyltransferase, producing MSQNLYSIAFGVGTQNRQGAWLEVFFAQPLLAPTAELVAATAAILGYAGGNQTIAMTNHQAHDLAGALKQIDAAQAALLTRLAESRKPLVAVLLAEDAAPATTPEAYLKLHLLSHRLVKPHGTSLAGIFALLPNVAWTNEGAIDLGELAERQLEARIKGELLEVFSVDKFPKMTDYVVPSGVRIADTARVRLGAYIGEGTTIMHEGFVNFNAGTAGPGMIEGRVSAGVFVGKGSDLGGGCSTMGTLSGGGNIVISVGEGCLIGANAGIGIPLGDRCTVESGLYITAGTKVAVLDERNNLVEVVKARDIAGQNDLLLRRNSQTGAVECKTNKTAIELNEMLHAHN from the coding sequence ATGTCGCAGAACCTCTACAGCATCGCCTTCGGCGTCGGCACCCAGAACCGCCAGGGCGCCTGGCTGGAAGTCTTCTTCGCCCAGCCGCTGCTCGCCCCGACCGCCGAACTGGTCGCCGCCACCGCCGCCATCCTCGGCTACGCAGGCGGCAACCAGACCATCGCCATGACCAACCACCAGGCCCACGACCTGGCCGGCGCCCTCAAGCAGATCGACGCCGCCCAGGCCGCCCTGCTCACCCGCCTGGCCGAGAGCCGCAAGCCGCTGGTCGCCGTGCTGCTCGCCGAGGACGCCGCCCCCGCCACCACTCCGGAGGCGTACCTCAAGCTGCACCTGCTGTCCCATCGCCTGGTCAAGCCGCACGGCACCAGCCTGGCCGGCATCTTCGCCCTGCTGCCCAACGTGGCCTGGACCAACGAGGGCGCCATCGACCTCGGCGAACTGGCCGAGCGCCAGCTGGAAGCCCGCATCAAGGGCGAGCTGCTGGAAGTGTTCTCGGTGGACAAGTTCCCGAAGATGACCGACTACGTGGTGCCGAGCGGCGTGCGCATCGCCGATACCGCCCGCGTGCGCCTGGGCGCCTACATCGGCGAAGGCACCACCATCATGCACGAGGGCTTCGTCAACTTTAACGCCGGTACCGCCGGCCCGGGCATGATCGAAGGCCGCGTCTCCGCCGGCGTGTTCGTCGGCAAGGGCTCGGACCTCGGCGGCGGCTGCTCGACCATGGGCACCCTGTCCGGCGGCGGCAACATCGTGATCAGCGTCGGCGAAGGCTGCCTGATCGGCGCCAACGCCGGCATCGGCATCCCGCTGGGCGACCGCTGCACCGTGGAGTCCGGCCTGTACATCACTGCCGGCACCAAGGTCGCCGTGCTCGACGAGCGGAACAACCTGGTGGAAGTGGTCAAGGCGCGCGACATCGCCGGCCAGAACGACCTGCTGCTGCGCCGCAACTCGCAGACCGGCGCGGTCGAGTGCAAGACCAACAAGACCGCGATCGAGCTGAACGAGATGCTCCACGCGCACAACTGA
- the tcdA gene encoding tRNA cyclic N6-threonylcarbamoyladenosine(37) synthase TcdA, translated as MQIDEQRFGGIARLYGRQGLERLAAAHVAVVGIGGVGSWAAEALARSGVGEISLFDLDDVCVTNTNRQIHAHAGNIGRAKVEAMAERIRAINPDCTVHAVADFVTRETMAECITEQLDGVIDCIDSVAAKAALIAWCKRRKIQIVTTGGAGGQIDPTQIQVADLNKTFNDPLAAKVRSTLRRDYGFSRTPGRTYSVPCVFSSEQLRYPKPDGSVCQAKGFVGEGVRLDCAGGFGAVMMVTASFGMVAAARLVDKLVAGARRPAERRAASAE; from the coding sequence ATGCAGATCGACGAGCAGCGTTTTGGCGGCATTGCCCGCCTTTATGGTCGCCAGGGACTCGAGCGCCTGGCCGCGGCCCATGTGGCGGTGGTCGGCATCGGCGGCGTCGGTTCCTGGGCCGCCGAGGCGCTGGCGCGCAGCGGTGTCGGCGAGATCTCGCTGTTCGACCTCGACGACGTCTGCGTGACCAACACCAACCGGCAGATCCATGCCCATGCCGGCAATATCGGTCGCGCCAAGGTCGAGGCGATGGCCGAGCGCATCCGCGCCATCAACCCCGACTGCACGGTGCATGCGGTGGCCGACTTCGTCACTCGCGAGACCATGGCCGAGTGCATCACCGAGCAGCTCGACGGAGTGATCGACTGCATCGACAGCGTGGCGGCCAAGGCGGCGCTGATCGCCTGGTGCAAGCGGCGCAAGATCCAGATCGTCACCACCGGCGGCGCCGGCGGGCAGATCGATCCGACCCAGATCCAGGTCGCCGACCTCAACAAGACCTTCAACGACCCGCTGGCGGCCAAGGTGCGCTCGACCCTGCGCCGCGACTACGGCTTCTCGCGCACGCCGGGGCGGACCTACAGCGTGCCCTGCGTGTTTTCCAGCGAGCAGCTGCGCTACCCCAAGCCGGACGGCAGCGTCTGCCAGGCCAAGGGCTTCGTCGGCGAGGGGGTACGCCTGGACTGCGCCGGCGGCTTCGGTGCGGTGATGATGGTCACCGCCAGCTTCGGCATGGTCGCCGCGGCGCGGCTGGTCGACAAGCTGGTAGCCGGCGCGCGGCGCCCGGCGGAGCGCAGGGCGGCGTCGGCCGAGTAA
- the rpsB gene encoding 30S ribosomal protein S2: protein MSQVNMRDMLKAGCHFGHQTRYWNPKMGKYIFGARNKIHIINLEKTLPMFNEALAFVEKLAAGKNKILFVGTKRSAGKIVREEATRAGMPFVDHRWLGGMLTNYKTIRASIKRLRELEVQSQDGTFEKLTKKEALMRSRDLEKLERSLGGIKEMGGLPDALFVIDVDHERIAITEANKLGIPVIGVVDTNSSPEGVDYIIPGNDDAIRAVQLYLGSMADAVLSGKSKAGAGDEFVEEAPSEAAEG from the coding sequence ATGTCCCAAGTCAACATGCGCGATATGCTCAAGGCCGGCTGCCACTTCGGTCACCAGACCCGTTACTGGAACCCGAAGATGGGCAAGTACATTTTCGGCGCGCGCAACAAGATCCACATTATCAACCTGGAAAAGACCCTGCCGATGTTCAACGAGGCCCTGGCCTTCGTTGAGAAGCTGGCAGCTGGCAAGAACAAGATCCTGTTCGTCGGCACCAAGCGCTCCGCTGGCAAGATCGTTCGCGAAGAGGCTACCCGCGCTGGTATGCCGTTCGTCGATCACCGCTGGCTCGGCGGCATGCTGACCAACTACAAGACCATCCGCGCCTCGATCAAGCGCCTGCGCGAGCTGGAAGTCCAGTCCCAGGACGGCACCTTCGAGAAGCTGACCAAGAAGGAAGCGCTGATGCGTTCGCGCGACCTGGAGAAGCTGGAGCGCAGCCTGGGCGGTATCAAGGAGATGGGCGGCCTGCCGGACGCGCTGTTCGTGATCGACGTCGACCACGAGCGCATTGCCATCACCGAAGCCAACAAGCTGGGCATCCCGGTCATCGGCGTCGTCGATACCAACAGCAGCCCGGAAGGCGTGGACTACATCATCCCGGGTAACGACGACGCCATCCGCGCCGTTCAGCTGTACCTGGGCTCCATGGCCGATGCCGTGCTGAGCGGCAAGTCCAAGGCCGGCGCCGGCGACGAGTTCGTCGAGGAAGCTCCGTCCGAAGCCGCTGAAGGCTGA
- the map gene encoding type I methionyl aminopeptidase yields MTVTIKTPEEIEKMRVAGRLAADVLEMIEPHVKAGVTTDELNRLCHDYIVDVQQAIPAPLNYKGFPKSICTSLNHVVCHGIPNDKPLKDGDILNIDITVIKDGYFGDTSKMFMVGKVPEWATRLCQVTQECLYKGISVVRPGARLGDIGEIIQKHAEKNGYSVVREYCGHGIGNVFHEEPQVLHYGRAGTGLELKAGMTFTIEPMINQGRHETRLLGDGWTAITKDRKLSAQYEHTILVTDSGCEILTLRSDDTIARCLP; encoded by the coding sequence ATGACCGTCACCATCAAGACCCCCGAGGAAATCGAGAAAATGCGCGTGGCCGGCCGCCTGGCCGCCGACGTGCTGGAAATGATCGAGCCCCACGTCAAGGCCGGGGTCACCACCGACGAACTCAACCGCCTGTGCCACGACTACATCGTCGACGTGCAGCAGGCCATACCGGCGCCGCTCAACTACAAGGGCTTCCCCAAGTCGATCTGCACCTCGCTCAACCACGTGGTCTGCCACGGCATCCCCAATGACAAGCCGCTGAAGGATGGCGACATCCTCAACATCGACATCACCGTGATCAAGGACGGCTACTTCGGCGACACCAGCAAGATGTTCATGGTCGGCAAGGTGCCCGAGTGGGCCACCCGCCTGTGCCAGGTCACCCAGGAATGCCTGTACAAGGGCATCTCGGTGGTGCGTCCCGGCGCGCGCCTGGGCGACATCGGCGAGATCATCCAGAAGCACGCCGAGAAGAACGGCTACTCGGTGGTCCGCGAGTACTGCGGCCACGGCATTGGCAACGTGTTCCACGAGGAGCCGCAGGTGCTGCACTACGGCCGCGCCGGCACCGGCCTGGAGCTGAAGGCGGGGATGACCTTCACCATCGAGCCGATGATCAACCAGGGCCGCCACGAGACCCGCCTGCTCGGCGATGGCTGGACCGCCATCACCAAGGATCGCAAGCTGTCCGCCCAGTACGAGCACACCATCCTGGTGACCGACAGCGGCTGCGAGATCCTGACCCTGCGCAGCGACGACACCATCGCCCGCTGCCTGCCCTGA